One window of the Anaeromyxobacter dehalogenans 2CP-C genome contains the following:
- a CDS encoding branched-chain amino acid aminotransferase — MGIPVERTRSPKPHPADADLGFGRHFTDHLFRIDWSEGKGWHAPRVEPYRPLSIDPAASVLHYGQAIFEGLKAFRHRDGGMRLFRPAANVARLAASARRLSMPEPESGVVLEGIRTLLRTDADWLPASPGTALYVRPVMFATEAFLGVRPSKTYTLLVIVSPVGAYFSGGPHALRIWVERARARAAQGGIGASKAAANYVASLLAGEEAKARGYDQVLWLDAARHADLEEIGTMNVFAKLGATVVTPALEGTILAGITRDCVLTLLRDWSVPVEERRVSLAELERAHAAGALEELFGTGTAAVVAPIGELAWEGRQLVLPAPGPQSLGERLRAAVHAIQRGEAPDPHGWVEPV, encoded by the coding sequence ATGGGCATCCCCGTGGAGCGCACCCGCAGCCCGAAGCCGCACCCCGCCGACGCCGACCTCGGCTTCGGCCGTCACTTCACCGACCACCTGTTCCGGATCGACTGGTCCGAGGGGAAGGGCTGGCACGCGCCGAGGGTCGAGCCGTACCGGCCGCTCTCGATCGACCCGGCCGCCTCGGTGCTCCACTACGGGCAGGCGATCTTCGAGGGGCTGAAGGCGTTCCGCCACCGCGACGGCGGCATGCGCCTGTTCCGGCCGGCGGCGAACGTGGCGCGCCTCGCCGCGAGCGCGCGCCGGCTCAGCATGCCGGAGCCGGAGTCGGGCGTGGTGCTGGAGGGCATCCGCACGCTGCTCCGCACCGACGCGGACTGGCTGCCGGCCTCGCCGGGCACCGCGCTGTACGTTCGGCCGGTGATGTTCGCGACCGAGGCGTTCCTGGGGGTGCGGCCCTCCAAGACGTACACGCTGCTCGTGATCGTCTCGCCGGTCGGCGCCTACTTCTCCGGCGGCCCGCACGCGCTGCGCATCTGGGTGGAGCGGGCGCGGGCCCGCGCGGCGCAGGGCGGCATCGGCGCGTCCAAGGCGGCCGCGAACTACGTGGCCAGCCTGCTCGCGGGCGAGGAGGCGAAGGCGCGCGGGTACGACCAGGTGCTCTGGCTCGACGCGGCCCGGCACGCCGATCTCGAGGAGATCGGGACCATGAACGTGTTCGCGAAGCTGGGCGCGACCGTGGTCACCCCCGCGCTCGAGGGCACGATCCTCGCCGGCATCACCCGCGACTGCGTCCTCACGCTGCTGCGCGACTGGAGCGTGCCGGTGGAGGAGCGGCGGGTCTCGCTCGCGGAGCTGGAGCGCGCGCACGCCGCCGGGGCGCTCGAGGAGCTGTTCGGCACCGGCACCGCCGCGGTGGTGGCGCCCATCGGCGAGCTCGCCTGGGAGGGCCGGCAGCTCGTCCTCCCCGCGCCCGGCCCGCAGTCGCTGGGCGAGCGGCTGCGCGCGGCGGTGCACGCCATCCAGCGCGGCGAGGCGCCGGATCCGCACGGCTGGGTCGAGCCCGTCTAG
- a CDS encoding MarR family winged helix-turn-helix transcriptional regulator, whose protein sequence is MIDPTDPLDDASQLLFFAFRNLTAEPDRILAGRGLSRVHHRVLYFVRRNPGLSPGDLLGILRVSKQALARPLRELVAHGLVASAAVPDDRRRRALTLTARGAALERRVSGAQRRLFAGAFRAAGPAAADGWRDIMATLGDQAPRARGARRRT, encoded by the coding sequence ATGATCGACCCGACGGACCCGCTCGACGACGCGTCCCAGCTCCTGTTCTTCGCGTTCCGCAACCTCACCGCGGAGCCGGACCGGATCCTGGCCGGGCGCGGGCTGTCGCGCGTGCACCACCGCGTGCTGTACTTCGTGCGGCGCAACCCGGGCCTCTCCCCCGGCGACCTGCTGGGGATCCTGCGCGTGTCGAAGCAGGCGCTGGCGCGGCCGCTGCGCGAGCTGGTGGCGCACGGGCTGGTCGCGTCGGCGGCGGTGCCCGACGACCGCCGGCGCCGCGCGCTCACGCTCACCGCGCGCGGCGCGGCGCTGGAGCGCCGCGTGTCCGGCGCGCAGCGGCGGCTGTTCGCGGGCGCGTTCCGGGCGGCGGGGCCGGCGGCGGCGGATGGCTGGCGCGACATCATGGCGACGCTCGGCGATCAGGCGCCCCGCGCGCGCGGCGCGCGCCGGCGCACGTAG